The stretch of DNA ACTTCAGGGAGGCTTTTTTATTGAAATGAACAGAGGTTCTTACTATCCAACATACATGACTGCAACATCTAGTGTTCTAGGAAGATACATGCCCTCCTATACAACAGAAGTCATACTCGGTGACGATATTACAAAGATCAAACACAGGAGGGTCATTCCTCTTGATCATGTCCTTCGTTCAGTGCCGGGAAGATAGGTGGCCAGGTCATCATAACAGGAGAGATATGTAGGCGACCAGCAGCCAGAGTTGTAAACAAACTTATCGGCTTCTGATACACCTTCTCAACCACCCTGCTCCTGAGATGAACATAAAAGAGAATGTCGCTTGCTGGATgatccaagattgcaaagccggCATTGTCCCCGACAAAATCAACAGCAATAAAATTAAAAAGAGGCACCCGATAATGACCCACGTGACGTGTGCATGTCTCATGGACACAAAATGTATCCACCAGCCGCCAATTTCCTGCACCATCGTCGTCGCCGATCATCGGATGGAGCCACACACTGAGCTGAAACCCGTCTGCACCGACAAGATAGAGCCCAGAATTCTCCGCACATGAGAGCTTATAGTTGTTCTGCACTCCATCTGGGAGCTCAAGGGTGAAAAAGCTCGCCGTTGCCAAATCTAGACCCAGGGTGAACCCCCCAGAGGTGGTCACCATGAAGACCTTGCCAAGGACGGGTGGTAGCATATCAGCAAGGAAGCGTTCGTCATACCTCTGAGCAGCGAGCTCCATGTGAGCAGGGAGCTCCATCTCTGCGCTGGCAGGGACGCCCCAGCCGTCGGACCCCAGGACGCACACCTCCGCATAGATTTTCCGACCGACATTCCAGAGATGCACCAAGGTGATGCCGTCGAGGCCCCCATCCTCGGGTAGGAACACCTCAATGAATCTGACTTGAGCGCGCCCGTCCCAGTCACGGGAGTGTGGCGGGTTCGGCGGGGGGAAGGTTGCGGATTCCCCGGCGAGCAGCGGCGCAAGGAGGGCGTGCCTGCGTGTTGTTGCCTTGTTGTGGAAGGACTCGGTGATGAGGCGGCCGTTCCGGCAGTGCTTGATTAGATGGATGTTGTtggcgaaggcggcggcgcaggagGAGGTCGCCCGGTGTATGGGGACGGCGAGCTCCGGGGGCTGTGGCAGCGGCACGAAAGAATAGCCGTCGAGGCCGCGGAGGCAGAAGCCGAGGAGGCGGGGCGGGTTGCGCTCGCGGAATCGGCGGAGGAAGGCCGGGTCGGAGGCGTGGAGGAGCCACCGCTTGCAGACGAGGGCGGCGCGGACGAGGCAGGTGGGGAAGCCGAGGCGGAGGAGGATCTCGCGGAGCAGGTCGTCGTCGCCGAGGACCGATGCCGCCGATGCGGCCGCGGCCGCCGCCGGAGACCGCCTATCGCCGTCCATATTTTGGGGGATTTTCGCAGAGGGAGAGGGATTTCTTCTTCGATGTAGGAGCAGAGCAGTTTTTTTTTTCGAGCGAAAGGAGCAGAGCAGTATGTGACGAGATTTTCAGCAAGCATAGCTCATTTTCACTTCTTCTTTTTTTTGAAACTTAGTAGTACTTCTTTGTTTTCAATATATCGCTTCATCCCCTCGGGAAAAAAAGGTATTCGCTTCATACTACTATTTAACTGTTGTTTTCCTTTCTACACCATGTTTTTTCACCGAAGATTATAACTTTTTTATGGATTtttcattcacatatatttatatGACACTTGTGCTTTCGTGATTTTGTCATTGCACCAAAAGGACTTGTCAAAAAAAAAAGCCACTTAACACAGGACAGTGCTTTCAATAAAATATGTGTATTAGCAAATTACAGCAAATGCGACGTTGACGGAAGTTTTGGCACTTCGGCATGGGCTCCAACTTGTTCAACAGATTAAGTGTTCAAGGATCATCATTGAATCTAACTGCTTGGAGATAATTGACGTGTGCAGTGGAGTCTCAAATATATTGGCACCATATGCTACTATTCTTCCGGGTTGTTCCCGGCTCGCACTTGGTGTATCTTTGATTCGTTTTCAGCATTATCCGAGGAAGTCAATAATTCTGCACACTATCTAGCTAGGCATGCTTACGTTCTTTCTTTTTTGAAAGCATGTGCTTTATTTCTCAGATGATCGATAGGTCATTTACAAGAGTTTGAGAAATAAAATCATGGATCATAGAGTCCCATAACGCATAACATTTCCCGGTAAAAAAAGTCCTCGCTAACACATCAACCACTTCATTTGCTTCTTGGAGACCGTGAGCATATGATATCTCTACAAAATCCAGGGCTAGATCCTTCATTCGAGCACTATAGCCACGGCAGAACACACATGGTCACCTCCCAGTTGAATTGCCTCCACTGCAAAACTGTTGTCAAATTCTATCATCAACTTATTACATCCGATTCGTCCTGCTAAGTATAATCCGTTCCTGATTGTTGTTATCTGCATTGCATTGACACAGCTAATATGTAAAAGGAACCAATTAGCTGCAGCTATAAAGTTACCTTTTCCATCGCAAGCAATCGCATCTGTTGCACCCAAAAGTGTTTCATAGTGATACGCCGCATCTACATTAATTTTAATAACATCACTTCTCGGCTTCTTCCACATCTAATCTTGCGTCCTCATAGGACTGCTTTGCTATATGTGCTCTGATAATTCGTCGCCAGTACTTTGATAGAAATTGTTGTTCTGTCAGGTGCTTGAATTGTTTCGCCTTGCGATCTCCAGTTGATGTATTGGTGGGACGATGAAAAACCTAATTTTCTTCTTTCGCGTGTCTTGAAGGATGTAACTCTGATAGTTTCACAATTAAGTGCCATGATGCTTTTCCTTCAAAAAAAATACGTATCTAAACTTACAAATGAAGAATGCCTCAATCACTCGGTTGCACTAAATCAAAGACACTTATTTTAGGATGGAGTGGTACTATATATATCTCTCTTATTTAAAAGTCAAAACCAAGTCACCGCCTTGTCTTCCGGAGAAGAACAAAGGAAAAATCCTCAAACTAGGGACTCATATATAGAAAATTTAGCTCTCACCCTCAAGTGTTTACCACATGCAAATCTATCCTTCTCCCCATAAACCTTTACAACCTCATCCAGCCAATTACCAGAGGTCTACCCTAAACCAAGCTTCAATCTTGTCAAACATCGTCTCTAAACCTTTACAACCTCATACAGCCAACTACCAGATGTATACCCTAgcagggccggtcctgagattttGGGGGCCCGGGGCGAGATTAAAACCCGGGGCCCTTAATGTAGACACCATAACAATACAAATTAATATGCATATGTATGAAATAATACCATTAACACCTACAACCATCCAAAATCAGTATATATCAAACAAATTATACATATTACCTAAAAATGTCCTAATCCATCATGTGCTAAGGATATCTGATTCCCGCTAATGGTAGACTTGAAGATCTTATAGTAGAAGCAAAAAACTTTGTCAACATCTTTGGAATAAACTCCTACTAATGCTAGACTTGAAGATCTTACAGCGGAAGCAAAAAGCTTTGTCAACATCTTTTGAATAAAATAGTCGTTTTTATCATGTTCCTCCCCATTGCTTAATTTCCTATGATAATGAGAATTTGAATAACATCTTAGATGGTATGCCATTTTTTGTCCTCTCTCATGGACCCTTTCTCAATTAAGATGTTTCTTGTATTTGTACCAAGATTATCCCAATTTTTCATAAATATCAGTAGTATAAACTGGTTATTCATGATCACTAGCTGACTGTGCATGTATATCCAATGAATTACCTACATGCTCAGAGCAACTTACGTTGTTATCGTTGCTGTTGGTTTCGATATTTTATTCTCACTGATCAAATTCTGAATTGCCATTAGTTGGTTGCCCTTCCTCCATGGCAACTATGCCAACTCTCTTAGAAAAATAAATATGAATATTTCCATGCTGTGATTGTACTAATTCATCTACAACTTTCTTACGGATGACAGGATAAGACACAATgctgaaaataaataaataaattgcATCAATTGACAATTGTTGAAAAATACCGATGTGCCAGCTATTCATCTATGAGACAAGGCAATATGAATAGAGGATATACCTCGGATGGTTGAATCGTCGATGGACGGAGAGCAAAGCAGGGTTCCGACGGGCCCCATGGAGTTAGGGAATTGAAATAGGCGGTCGATCTGAATTTGTGTGCAAATTCGAGTTAGAAGAAAAGGGAAAAGGAGCGGTGAACTCGCAGTCGCGAAGAGATAACCGTCAGTGGCCGCTGAGAT from Triticum urartu cultivar G1812 chromosome 3, Tu2.1, whole genome shotgun sequence encodes:
- the LOC125549139 gene encoding uncharacterized protein LOC125549139 isoform X3, with translation MDGDRRSPAAAAAASAASVLGDDDLLREILLRLGFPTCLVRAALVCKRWLLHASDPAFLRRFRERNPPRLLGFCLRGLDGYSFVPLPQPPELAVPIHRATSSCAAAFANNIHLIKHCRNGRLITESFHNKATTRRHALLAPLLAGESATFPPPNPPHSRDWDGRAQVRFIEVFLPEDGGLDGITLVHLWNVGRKIYAEVCVLGSDGWGVPASAEMELPAHMELAAQRYDERFLADMLPPVLGKVFMVTTSGGFTLGLDLATASFFTLELPDGVQNNYKLSCAENSGLYLVGADGFQLSVWLHPMIGDDDGAGNWRLVDTFCVHETCTRHEQGG
- the LOC125549139 gene encoding uncharacterized protein LOC125549139 isoform X1, which gives rise to MDGDRRSPAAAAAASAASVLGDDDLLREILLRLGFPTCLVRAALVCKRWLLHASDPAFLRRFRERNPPRLLGFCLRGLDGYSFVPLPQPPELAVPIHRATSSCAAAFANNIHLIKHCRNGRLITESFHNKATTRRHALLAPLLAGESATFPPPNPPHSRDWDGRAQVRFIEVFLPEDGGLDGITLVHLWNVGRKIYAEVCVLGSDGWGVPASAEMELPAHMELAAQRYDERFLADMLPPVLGKVFMVTTSGGFTLGLDLATASFFTLELPDGVQNNYKLSCAENSGLYLVGADGFQLSVWLHPMIGDDDGAGNWRLVDTFCVHETCTRHVGHYRVPLFNFIAVDFVGDNAGFAILDHPASDILFYVHLRSRVVEKVYQKPISLFTTLAAGRLHISPVMMTWPPIFPALNEGHDQEE
- the LOC125549139 gene encoding uncharacterized protein LOC125549139 isoform X2 codes for the protein MDGDRRSPAAAAAASAASVLGDDDLLREILLRLGFPTCLVRAALVCKRWLLHASDPAFLRRFRERNPPRLLGFCLRGLDGYSFVPLPQPPELAVPIHRATSSCAAAFANNIHLIKHCRNGRLITESFHNKATTRRHALLAPLLAGESATFPPPNPPHSRDWDGRAQVRFIEVFLPEDGGLDGITLVHLWNVGRKIYAEVCVLGSDGWGVPASAEMELPAHMELAAQRYDERFLADMLPPVLGKVFMVTTSGGFTLGLDLATASFFTLELPDGVQNNYKLSCAENSGLYLVGADGFQLSVWLHPMIGDDDGAGNWRLVDTFCVHETCTRHVGHYREQGG